A genomic region of Desulfosarcina ovata subsp. ovata contains the following coding sequences:
- a CDS encoding Druantia anti-phage system protein DruA yields the protein MIVQCGRQIESEELAQIRETVETFWRLSQWELAQTVCEHLGWHTASGGNKVDACLKLLKRLEAQGRIRLPAKRDSGRKSGKQPIASHRIQPQEPVVGKLSDIGPIRLRVVQGKADKALFNEYLSRYHYLGDKKPFGCYLRYFVEGAGTLLGCMLFSGAAKALIKRDQWIGWSTNERLRNLGFVVNNGRYLIFPWVKVRYLASCALGKAIRELGRHWQERWGYRPVLLETFVDPHYFDGTCYRAANFRYLGMTRGMGLIRQGQSYATSPKKIFVYPLADNFRQVLCSGEG from the coding sequence TTGATAGTCCAGTGTGGACGGCAGATTGAGAGTGAGGAGCTTGCGCAAATTCGCGAAACCGTTGAGACATTTTGGCGGTTGAGTCAGTGGGAGTTGGCCCAAACGGTATGTGAGCATTTGGGCTGGCACACCGCTTCCGGCGGCAATAAAGTGGACGCCTGCCTGAAGTTGCTCAAGCGTTTGGAAGCGCAAGGGCGCATACGATTGCCCGCTAAACGCGATAGCGGCCGCAAAAGCGGCAAGCAGCCGATAGCATCCCATCGGATCCAGCCTCAAGAGCCAGTCGTGGGCAAGCTTTCGGATATCGGGCCGATCCGGCTCAGGGTCGTACAAGGCAAAGCAGATAAGGCGCTTTTTAATGAATACCTGAGCCGTTACCACTACTTGGGGGACAAGAAGCCATTTGGATGTTATTTGCGCTATTTTGTCGAAGGCGCAGGCACGCTATTGGGGTGTATGCTGTTTTCAGGAGCGGCCAAAGCGCTAATCAAGAGAGATCAATGGATCGGCTGGAGCACCAACGAGCGACTGCGGAACCTGGGATTTGTTGTCAACAATGGGCGGTATTTGATTTTTCCGTGGGTAAAGGTCAGGTACTTGGCAAGCTGCGCATTGGGCAAGGCGATCAGGGAGTTGGGGCGGCACTGGCAGGAGCGCTGGGGCTATCGGCCGGTTTTGCTGGAAACCTTTGTCGATCCGCACTATTTCGATGGGACGTGCTACCGGGCGGCCAATTTTAGGTATCTTGGCATGACCCGCGGAATGGGGCTTATTCGACAGGGTCAAAGCTACGCCACCAGTCCGAAAAAGATCTTTGTTTATCCGCTGGCGGATAATTTTCGGCAAGTGTTATGTTCAGGGGAGGGCTGA
- the fdhD gene encoding formate dehydrogenase accessory sulfurtransferase FdhD, with the protein MDSHPHDIRIVEKSQTTTASMHLIGEEPLSIRIQGAPYAVVMRTPGDEKAHVAGFCLGEGIVDAPGDITNIAFCDGEDTNVVTVTLTADRRRRIADHLDRRTYISQTSCGICGKSIVADLVQALTPLTDAEALDGNAARERLLGLGELQPLRRQTRAAHAAAIYDPGLNLLSIAEDVGRHNALDKAIGQIFLDNRLPRAGLLTLSSRISYELVQKAARARIPVILAVSRPTALAVELATALNITLASLGKGDSLNVYCHAGRLVWPG; encoded by the coding sequence GTGGACAGTCATCCGCACGATATCCGCATTGTTGAAAAATCGCAAACCACAACCGCAAGCATGCATCTGATTGGCGAGGAGCCCCTTTCCATCCGTATCCAGGGGGCACCCTACGCCGTGGTCATGCGCACACCGGGGGACGAGAAGGCCCATGTGGCCGGTTTCTGCCTGGGCGAGGGTATCGTGGACGCGCCCGGTGACATCACCAACATCGCCTTCTGCGACGGTGAAGACACCAACGTGGTCACCGTCACCCTCACCGCCGACCGGCGCCGCCGTATCGCCGACCACCTGGACCGGCGCACCTATATCAGCCAAACCTCCTGTGGAATCTGCGGCAAATCGATCGTCGCCGACCTGGTTCAGGCCCTTACTCCGTTGACCGACGCCGAGGCGCTCGACGGCAATGCGGCCAGGGAGCGGTTGCTGGGGCTTGGCGAGCTGCAGCCGCTACGCCGGCAGACCCGTGCCGCCCATGCGGCGGCCATCTACGATCCGGGGTTGAACCTGCTGTCCATCGCCGAGGATGTGGGCCGTCACAACGCCCTGGACAAGGCCATCGGACAAATTTTCCTGGATAACCGGTTGCCCCGGGCAGGGCTGCTGACCCTCTCCTCGCGCATCAGCTACGAGTTGGTGCAGAAAGCCGCCCGGGCACGCATCCCCGTCATTCTGGCTGTCTCCCGGCCGACGGCACTGGCCGTCGAACTGGCCACGGCCCTGAACATCACCCTCGCCTCGCTGGGCAAGGGCGACAGCCTGAATGTCTACTGCCACGCAGGGCGCCTCGTCTGGCCCGGGTGA
- a CDS encoding tRNA dihydrouridine synthase produces the protein MQTESDLTRRLSRPLTIGRTEITNRLVLAPMTFLGHIAFRELLAGYGGYGLLFSEMCSARRIPNELSSGSAYFCWRESERGHLVVQIFGAEPKAMATAARIIQDSGLFGVDLNFGCSVATICKQQSGAALLKTPDQAMRIVEAVRRAVTIPLFVKFRTGWEDDPAIPVDLARRFESAGADALTFHPRVAPDRRSRPPRWDYIRQVKAAVSIPVFGNGDVFDEADCLRMLQTTACDGVAIGRMAIARPWLMAGMNGRIPPDGNIYRETAMTLLNLMQHHFDPRRVLRRYKKFALYYSANFKFAHSFYTRINNAPDLESLKNELERFFSHRPETVTRPNMNFFL, from the coding sequence ATGCAAACGGAATCGGATCTTACCCGGCGGCTGTCCCGCCCCCTGACCATCGGACGAACCGAGATTACCAATCGTCTGGTGCTCGCGCCGATGACCTTTCTGGGCCATATCGCCTTTCGGGAACTGTTGGCCGGTTATGGCGGCTACGGCCTGCTGTTCAGCGAGATGTGCAGCGCCCGGCGCATTCCCAATGAACTGTCCAGCGGATCGGCCTATTTCTGCTGGCGCGAGTCGGAGCGCGGGCACTTGGTTGTGCAGATTTTCGGTGCCGAGCCGAAGGCCATGGCAACCGCGGCGCGCATCATCCAGGATAGCGGCCTGTTCGGCGTGGACCTCAATTTCGGCTGTTCGGTGGCCACGATCTGCAAACAGCAGAGCGGCGCGGCCCTGCTGAAGACACCGGATCAGGCCATGCGCATCGTCGAGGCCGTACGACGGGCGGTAACGATTCCGCTGTTCGTCAAATTCCGCACCGGCTGGGAGGACGATCCGGCGATCCCGGTCGATCTGGCCCGGCGATTCGAGTCGGCCGGTGCTGACGCCCTGACCTTTCACCCCCGGGTGGCCCCGGACCGCCGCTCCCGTCCGCCACGCTGGGACTACATCCGGCAGGTCAAAGCGGCCGTATCGATTCCGGTTTTCGGCAACGGCGATGTGTTTGACGAAGCGGATTGCCTGCGCATGCTGCAAACCACCGCCTGCGACGGCGTGGCCATCGGGCGCATGGCCATCGCGCGCCCCTGGCTGATGGCCGGGATGAACGGCCGGATACCGCCGGACGGGAATATCTACCGCGAAACGGCCATGACCCTTCTGAACCTGATGCAACACCACTTCGATCCGCGCCGGGTGCTGCGACGCTACAAAAAATTCGCCCTCTATTACAGCGCTAACTTCAAGTTTGCCCACAGCTTTTACACGCGCATCAACAATGCGCCGGACCTGGAAAGCCTGAAAAACGAACTGGAGCGATTTTTCAGCCACCGGCCGGAAACCGTGACACGGCCCAACATGAACTTTTTCCTCTAA
- a CDS encoding TSUP family transporter, with protein sequence MESLSFSALLVLWLAGLLAGFVDSIAGGGGIISLPALLATGMPPHLALGTNKLQGTFGSMTAAVNYTRKGLVNLREIPSGVVFTALGALAGTVSVQLITADFLRHIILILLVGVFLYTFFTPDLGRLDRRPFITAPVFFGCAGLLLGFYDGFFGPGTGSFWTIALVMLLGLNLRKATAHTKIFNFTSNIVALGAFFAGHNVVISAGLLMGLAQMLGAFLGSRLVIRRGTGFVRIFFLVVVAATIVKLAYTTYLAR encoded by the coding sequence ATGGAATCGTTATCCTTCTCCGCCCTGCTCGTGTTGTGGCTCGCCGGTCTTCTGGCCGGATTTGTGGATTCCATTGCCGGAGGAGGGGGGATCATTTCCCTGCCGGCCCTGCTGGCCACCGGAATGCCTCCCCATCTGGCTCTGGGGACCAACAAGCTCCAGGGCACCTTCGGCAGCATGACCGCCGCAGTCAACTACACGCGCAAGGGGCTGGTCAACCTGCGGGAGATTCCCAGCGGGGTTGTCTTTACCGCCCTGGGGGCCCTGGCCGGAACCGTTTCCGTCCAGCTGATCACGGCCGATTTTCTGCGCCATATTATTCTTATCCTTCTGGTGGGCGTTTTCCTGTACACTTTTTTCACGCCGGATCTGGGCCGCTTGGACCGGCGGCCGTTCATTACGGCCCCGGTTTTTTTTGGCTGCGCCGGACTGTTGCTGGGGTTTTACGACGGGTTTTTCGGGCCGGGTACGGGCTCTTTCTGGACCATCGCCCTGGTGATGCTTCTGGGTCTCAATCTGCGCAAGGCCACCGCCCACACCAAAATATTCAATTTTACCAGCAACATCGTTGCGCTGGGGGCTTTTTTTGCCGGCCACAACGTGGTGATTTCGGCCGGTCTGCTGATGGGGTTGGCTCAGATGCTGGGGGCGTTTCTCGGTTCCCGGCTGGTAATTCGCCGGGGCACCGGCTTTGTGCGGATTTTCTTTCTGGTGGTGGTGGCGGCGACCATCGTCAAGCTAGCCTACACCACCTATCTGGCTCGATAA
- a CDS encoding AAA family ATPase — protein MAGNIGADKYVPGTYAKRKPGAESLVGHYVRSWEGRRLAQEAEDRARAASSELAPCISFSRKIGVGALEIADMVAQKLKWPVADRELIEQIANQTNLSESAVSFFDERFPGYTSRTLKYLFGEKSFIDSDYSRHLISAVFAIAGLEPTVFVGRGTHLILPRDRVLAVRCICSDTYRAKRISEIMGIGKDAAEKRLPGIDKEQAAFFKKVFGKKMASPYEFDLVVNLDHFANPGDVADIVTLAFERKFKKSQVRAAAA, from the coding sequence ATGGCTGGAAACATCGGTGCCGACAAGTATGTTCCGGGTACCTACGCCAAACGTAAACCCGGTGCCGAGTCGCTGGTGGGGCATTATGTGCGTTCCTGGGAGGGCCGGCGCCTGGCCCAGGAGGCTGAAGACCGTGCCCGGGCCGCCTCATCAGAGCTGGCACCCTGTATCTCTTTTTCCAGAAAAATCGGCGTCGGTGCCCTGGAAATTGCGGACATGGTGGCCCAGAAACTGAAATGGCCGGTGGCCGATCGTGAATTGATCGAACAGATTGCCAACCAGACCAACCTAAGCGAAAGCGCCGTCTCATTTTTTGATGAGCGTTTCCCGGGGTACACCAGTCGCACACTCAAGTACCTGTTCGGTGAGAAGTCGTTTATCGACAGCGACTATTCGAGGCACCTGATCAGTGCCGTGTTTGCCATTGCCGGGCTTGAACCGACGGTCTTCGTTGGCCGCGGGACCCACCTGATTCTGCCCCGTGATCGTGTGCTGGCGGTGCGCTGCATCTGTTCCGACACTTATCGGGCCAAGCGCATTTCCGAGATCATGGGGATTGGCAAGGACGCAGCCGAAAAGCGGTTGCCCGGTATTGACAAGGAGCAGGCGGCCTTTTTCAAGAAGGTCTTCGGCAAGAAAATGGCATCCCCCTATGAGTTTGATCTGGTGGTGAACCTGGATCATTTTGCCAACCCAGGGGATGTGGCCGATATCGTCACCCTCGCCTTTGAAAGAAAATTCAAGAAGAGCCAGGTGCGGGCGGCGGCAGCCTGA
- a CDS encoding HDOD domain-containing protein, with amino-acid sequence MLSLDQLLQESERIEPVPQVVHQLMDLADDPDVPVSEITELIFYEPVITANLLKLANSAAFGFKKKVDSVQDAVVMLGLKRVVELALLASVTKSFRAPQAGYVLSKGQLWKQSVSCALMASTAADTVDASIKHIVFTAALLKDIGVIVMDPYMHKAEAEIKQAMQTDHLDLVTAERRILGIDHAHLGGQIARNWHFSDALATTIQDHHLIDASETVVTETAMVYLADCMCSLSGINGALFCSHYEHYDRMLKQLGLTETMVNRMMSDFYSQKDNIYGLLAIL; translated from the coding sequence ATGCTGTCATTGGATCAATTGCTACAAGAAAGTGAACGAATCGAGCCGGTCCCCCAGGTCGTTCACCAGCTGATGGATCTGGCCGATGACCCAGACGTGCCGGTCTCCGAGATTACCGAACTGATTTTTTACGAACCGGTAATCACCGCCAATCTTTTAAAATTGGCCAACTCCGCGGCATTCGGTTTCAAGAAAAAGGTGGATTCGGTGCAAGACGCGGTGGTGATGCTGGGCCTTAAACGAGTGGTGGAGCTGGCTCTTCTGGCCAGTGTCACCAAATCATTCCGCGCCCCCCAGGCCGGCTATGTGCTCTCCAAAGGCCAATTGTGGAAACAGTCCGTTTCCTGTGCGCTGATGGCCAGCACCGCTGCCGATACCGTCGATGCCTCAATCAAACATATCGTCTTCACGGCGGCGTTGCTCAAGGATATCGGCGTAATCGTCATGGACCCGTACATGCACAAGGCCGAAGCGGAAATCAAACAGGCCATGCAAACGGACCATCTCGATCTGGTAACTGCCGAACGGCGAATTCTGGGAATCGATCACGCCCATCTGGGCGGGCAGATCGCCCGGAACTGGCATTTCAGTGATGCCCTGGCAACGACCATTCAGGACCACCATCTCATCGATGCGTCAGAAACCGTTGTAACCGAAACCGCCATGGTCTACCTTGCCGACTGCATGTGTTCCCTGAGCGGCATCAATGGCGCCCTGTTCTGCAGCCATTATGAGCACTACGACCGCATGTTGAAACAGCTTGGGTTGACCGAAACCATGGTGAACCGGATGATGTCCGATTTTTATTCACAGAAAGATAATATTTACGGCCTGCTGGCGATTCTATAA
- a CDS encoding ABC transporter permease: MLAFVIRRITQAIFVMLIISLVGFSIKNQIGDPIRDMVGERVTPAEREALRDRLGLNDPFLTQYLRFAGNAVRGDLGISFFHKKPALAVIVGKAPATLELVLGAALIIIFVSLPIGVFSAIYPKSALSRFTMAFSTLGVSVPVFLTAIVFIYIFSVELHWLPSYGRGETVAIGGWDSGLITIDGLKHLLLPSISLASIMLPLFIRLIRSEMMEVLETEYIKFAWAKGLHRKRIWFVHAFKNTLLPVITVFGVQIGIMFAFTILTETVFQWQGMGFMFLEAVERSDISLLVAYLMVVGAVFVVVNTVVDIIYGLVNPTIRIAGRK; the protein is encoded by the coding sequence ATGCTCGCTTTCGTCATCCGACGCATTACCCAGGCCATTTTCGTCATGCTGATCATCAGCCTGGTGGGTTTTTCGATCAAGAACCAGATCGGCGATCCCATACGCGACATGGTCGGGGAACGGGTCACACCGGCCGAACGGGAAGCCCTTCGGGACCGGCTGGGACTCAATGATCCCTTTCTGACCCAATACCTGCGCTTTGCCGGCAATGCTGTCCGCGGAGACCTGGGCATCTCCTTTTTTCACAAAAAACCGGCCCTGGCGGTAATCGTCGGCAAGGCGCCGGCGACCCTCGAACTGGTCCTCGGAGCGGCGCTGATCATCATTTTCGTTTCCCTGCCCATCGGCGTTTTTTCGGCCATCTACCCCAAAAGCGCCTTATCACGCTTTACCATGGCCTTCTCCACCCTGGGCGTGTCCGTGCCGGTATTTCTTACCGCCATTGTCTTCATCTATATCTTTTCTGTGGAATTGCACTGGCTGCCGTCGTACGGACGCGGGGAGACCGTGGCCATCGGAGGATGGGACAGCGGACTGATCACCATCGACGGCCTCAAGCACCTGCTCCTGCCCAGCATCTCCCTAGCCTCGATCATGCTGCCGCTGTTCATCCGACTGATCCGGTCGGAAATGATGGAAGTGCTGGAGACCGAATACATCAAGTTCGCCTGGGCCAAGGGACTGCACCGAAAACGCATCTGGTTTGTGCACGCCTTCAAGAACACCTTGCTTCCGGTGATCACCGTATTCGGCGTACAGATCGGCATCATGTTCGCCTTTACCATTCTCACCGAAACGGTCTTCCAGTGGCAGGGTATGGGCTTCATGTTTCTGGAGGCGGTCGAACGCTCGGACATTTCTCTGCTGGTCGCCTACCTGATGGTGGTGGGGGCGGTTTTCGTGGTGGTCAACACCGTGGTGGACATCATTTACGGGCTGGTGAACCCCACCATCCGCATTGCAGGAAGAAAATGA
- a CDS encoding ABC transporter permease, whose product MNRTWQRFTSSYLLFSFKQDHTAIFSFVVLLILLITGLTAPLISPYNPYDPANIDIMNSELPPSWMEDGEAAFLLGTDIQGRDLLSTMIYGLRLSILIGCGAVLLQGILGVVVGLLAGYLGGKIDAVLMRIADIQLSFPYLMVAIFISAIFQVAFGIGRYEDLAVPLLIAIIGLAEWPVYARTVRASVMGEKNKEYVEAARVIGLNRWRIMFRHVLPNTMTSVLVISTIQVANAVMSEAALSFLGLGMPVTKPSLGSLIRSGFEYIFSGSWWITLFPGIFLVLLVLVINLLGDWLRDVLNPKLYKG is encoded by the coding sequence ATGAACCGAACCTGGCAACGCTTCACATCGTCCTACCTGCTCTTCAGTTTCAAGCAGGACCACACGGCCATTTTCAGTTTCGTGGTTCTGTTGATCCTTTTGATTACCGGCCTGACGGCACCGCTGATCTCTCCTTACAATCCGTACGATCCGGCCAACATCGACATCATGAATTCTGAATTGCCGCCATCGTGGATGGAAGACGGAGAGGCAGCCTTTCTGCTGGGCACGGACATTCAGGGCCGTGACCTTTTGAGCACCATGATCTACGGCCTGCGCCTCTCCATTCTGATCGGTTGCGGGGCCGTTCTACTGCAGGGCATCCTCGGCGTGGTGGTGGGGCTTCTGGCCGGCTACCTGGGAGGTAAAATCGATGCCGTGCTCATGCGCATCGCCGACATTCAGCTCTCTTTTCCCTACCTGATGGTGGCCATCTTCATCAGTGCCATTTTCCAGGTGGCCTTTGGCATCGGCCGCTACGAAGACCTGGCCGTGCCCCTGCTGATCGCCATCATTGGTCTGGCCGAATGGCCGGTCTACGCCCGTACCGTGCGGGCATCGGTCATGGGCGAGAAGAACAAGGAATACGTGGAAGCAGCCCGGGTGATCGGGCTGAACCGCTGGCGGATCATGTTCCGCCACGTACTGCCCAACACCATGACGTCGGTGCTGGTCATCTCCACCATTCAGGTGGCCAACGCGGTCATGAGCGAGGCGGCACTCTCCTTTTTGGGTCTGGGCATGCCGGTGACCAAGCCGTCCCTGGGCTCCCTGATCCGCTCCGGGTTCGAATACATCTTCTCCGGCAGTTGGTGGATCACCCTTTTTCCGGGGATATTTCTGGTTCTGCTGGTGCTGGTGATCAATCTTCTCGGGGACTGGCTGCGGGATGTGCTCAATCCGAAACTGTACAAGGGATAA
- a CDS encoding ABC transporter ATP-binding protein yields MSHLLEVNDLEVKFALRFGDLTAINGISFNLDRGERMGLVGESGAGKSVTGFAIIKLISKPGFISGGRVLFNGRDLTSLSAEEMRDIRGHHISMIFQDPMMTLNPVLTIGTQMVETLLAHRAISRSEAEAIALEKLRKVQIPAPEKRLAQYPHEFSGGMRQRIVIAIALITDPELIIADEPTTALDVTIQAEIMDLLQQLCESEHTGLILITHDLGVVSQVTEKMAVMYAGKIVEAGPTDRIVSDPMHPYTQGLIKALPGSLHPGDRLNQIPGMMPTLTDIPPGCAFNPRCPLCEAVCRSQEPPFVPVDHQTRMVACHMVTPNPGNGTR; encoded by the coding sequence ATGAGTCATCTACTGGAAGTCAACGACCTGGAAGTCAAATTCGCCCTGCGCTTCGGCGATCTGACCGCCATCAACGGCATCAGCTTCAATCTGGACCGCGGCGAACGCATGGGACTGGTGGGCGAAAGCGGGGCCGGCAAATCGGTGACCGGTTTTGCCATCATCAAGCTGATCAGCAAGCCGGGATTTATCTCCGGCGGCCGGGTGCTCTTCAACGGCCGCGATCTCACCTCGCTCTCCGCCGAGGAAATGCGTGACATCCGGGGCCACCACATCAGCATGATCTTCCAGGATCCCATGATGACCCTCAACCCGGTACTGACCATCGGCACCCAGATGGTCGAGACCCTGCTGGCCCACCGGGCGATCAGCCGTAGCGAGGCCGAAGCCATCGCCCTGGAAAAACTGCGCAAAGTGCAGATTCCCGCGCCGGAAAAACGCCTGGCCCAGTACCCGCATGAATTTTCCGGCGGCATGCGCCAGCGGATCGTCATCGCCATCGCCCTGATCACCGATCCGGAACTGATCATCGCCGACGAGCCCACCACGGCCCTGGACGTCACCATTCAGGCCGAAATCATGGATCTTTTGCAGCAGCTCTGTGAATCCGAGCACACGGGGCTGATTCTCATCACCCATGACCTCGGCGTCGTCTCCCAGGTGACCGAGAAAATGGCCGTCATGTACGCCGGCAAAATCGTCGAAGCCGGCCCCACGGACCGCATCGTCAGCGACCCGATGCATCCGTACACCCAAGGCCTGATCAAAGCCCTGCCCGGCAGCCTGCATCCCGGCGACCGGCTGAATCAGATTCCGGGGATGATGCCGACCCTGACCGATATCCCGCCCGGCTGCGCCTTCAATCCCCGCTGTCCGCTCTGCGAAGCGGTCTGCAGGAGCCAGGAACCACCGTTTGTTCCCGTGGACCACCAGACCCGCATGGTGGCCTGCCACATGGTTACCCCCAATCCCGGCAATGGAACCCGATGA
- a CDS encoding ABC transporter ATP-binding protein, translating to MTTETPHPKTDDTHGLLALDKVVKHFDISGGFLDQLRFTHGRITRQRTTVKAVNNVSFTIAPGETFSVVGESGCGKSTLARATIGIYPPNSGEIRYRGQRIDNKTPKEMLPFRRRMQMIFQDPYASLNPRKTVMQALEEPVAFHNPGMPAGEVRDRVATVMSQVGVDPKWADRYPHEFSGGQRQRISIARALMVDPEFIVADEPVSALDVSIQAQILNLLMDAQSQRGLTYMFITHDLSVVQHISTRVAVMYLGTLCELSPARTLFESPRHPYTQALLSAIPRLGHKKSLHIRLKGEVPTPIQLPQGCVFHGRCIHANTRCLKEVPAAVMVDGDVQVACHAVEEGRIYREA from the coding sequence ATGACGACTGAAACGCCCCATCCGAAAACCGATGACACTCACGGCCTGTTGGCCCTGGACAAGGTGGTCAAACACTTCGACATCTCCGGCGGCTTCCTGGATCAGCTTCGCTTCACCCATGGCCGCATCACCCGCCAACGCACCACCGTCAAGGCGGTGAACAACGTTAGCTTCACCATCGCCCCGGGCGAGACCTTCAGCGTGGTGGGCGAAAGCGGATGCGGCAAATCGACCCTGGCGCGCGCCACCATCGGCATCTATCCGCCCAACAGCGGCGAAATCCGCTACCGCGGCCAGCGCATCGACAACAAAACGCCAAAGGAAATGCTCCCTTTCCGCCGCCGCATGCAGATGATCTTCCAGGACCCCTACGCCTCACTGAACCCGCGCAAAACCGTCATGCAGGCCCTGGAGGAACCGGTTGCCTTTCACAACCCGGGAATGCCGGCCGGTGAGGTACGTGATCGGGTGGCCACGGTCATGTCCCAGGTGGGCGTCGACCCCAAGTGGGCCGACCGCTACCCCCACGAGTTCTCCGGCGGTCAGCGCCAACGCATCAGCATTGCCCGGGCCCTGATGGTCGATCCCGAATTCATCGTGGCCGACGAGCCGGTATCGGCCTTGGACGTCTCCATCCAGGCCCAGATTCTCAACCTGCTCATGGACGCCCAGTCGCAACGGGGCCTCACCTACATGTTCATCACCCACGATCTGTCGGTGGTCCAGCATATCAGCACCCGGGTGGCGGTCATGTATCTGGGCACCCTGTGCGAACTCTCACCGGCGCGGACCCTTTTCGAATCCCCCCGGCATCCCTATACCCAGGCACTGCTTTCGGCCATCCCCCGGCTCGGGCATAAAAAAAGCCTGCATATTCGGCTTAAAGGAGAAGTCCCCACCCCCATCCAGCTTCCCCAGGGGTGTGTGTTTCACGGTCGCTGCATTCACGCCAACACGCGGTGCCTGAAAGAAGTTCCGGCGGCAGTCATGGTCGACGGAGACGTCCAGGTGGCCTGCCATGCCGTTGAGGAAGGGCGCATCTATCGGGAAGCGTAG
- a CDS encoding NAD(P)/FAD-dependent oxidoreductase: protein MDNNNLYDVIVVGGGIMGSTTAYYLTKKDPKLKVAVIERDLTYARASTALSMVNVRIQFNLKQNVEISQYAFDILDRFEDEMTVNDLRPSIAYHREGNLFLYEADAVESAKAAMTMQQEMGCQVEWWSPEGIVEHYPLYKPQETIVGATFGAQDGHFDAYAVLMAYKANARAQGAAYIEDEVTGLLIDDGRVSGLKTKSGDTYLSTLIVNCTGAWCNELLRTAGVELPVNPVKRQCFCIDPAVKPDRPLPLTFLPSGFYFRTETGGMVIMGKSMPEDGVGFDFTWEQNRFMEQMWPELAEFVPAFEQLKLIRGWAGLYAVNTLDGNAILGEWPEIRGLYLANGFSGHGLQQGPAVGRHLSEMLTGSDLTMDLSIFDPRRVLDGKPILEGGLLQKEVRYASR, encoded by the coding sequence ATGGATAACAACAACCTTTACGATGTGATTGTCGTCGGCGGCGGGATCATGGGGTCCACCACTGCTTACTACCTGACCAAGAAAGATCCGAAGCTCAAGGTGGCGGTCATCGAACGGGATTTGACCTATGCCCGGGCCTCCACGGCATTGTCCATGGTCAACGTGAGAATTCAGTTCAACCTCAAACAAAATGTCGAGATCTCCCAGTATGCTTTTGACATCCTGGATCGCTTCGAAGACGAGATGACGGTCAACGATCTCCGCCCCAGCATCGCCTATCATCGCGAGGGCAACCTTTTCCTTTATGAAGCGGACGCCGTGGAGAGTGCCAAAGCCGCCATGACCATGCAACAGGAGATGGGGTGCCAGGTCGAGTGGTGGTCGCCGGAAGGCATCGTCGAGCACTATCCGCTCTACAAACCGCAGGAGACCATCGTCGGAGCCACCTTCGGTGCCCAGGACGGCCATTTCGACGCCTATGCGGTACTTATGGCTTACAAGGCCAATGCCCGGGCCCAGGGGGCGGCCTACATCGAGGATGAGGTAACCGGTCTACTGATCGACGATGGCCGGGTGAGTGGTCTTAAAACCAAATCCGGTGATACCTATTTATCCACTCTGATTGTCAATTGCACCGGAGCCTGGTGCAATGAGCTGCTCCGTACCGCCGGTGTGGAATTGCCGGTCAACCCGGTCAAACGCCAGTGTTTCTGCATTGACCCGGCGGTCAAGCCGGACCGGCCACTTCCCCTGACGTTCCTGCCTTCAGGGTTTTACTTCCGGACCGAAACCGGGGGCATGGTCATAATGGGCAAATCCATGCCCGAAGATGGGGTGGGATTCGACTTTACCTGGGAGCAAAATCGATTCATGGAACAGATGTGGCCGGAACTGGCTGAATTCGTTCCGGCTTTCGAGCAGTTGAAATTGATTCGAGGGTGGGCCGGTCTTTATGCGGTCAATACCCTGGACGGAAATGCCATTCTTGGTGAATGGCCTGAAATCAGAGGATTATACCTGGCCAACGGGTTTTCCGGCCATGGCCTTCAGCAGGGGCCGGCCGTGGGGCGTCACCTGAGTGAGATGCTCACCGGCAGTGATCTGACCATGGATCTTTCAATTTTTGATCCCCGACGCGTCCTTGATGGTAAACCCATCCTAGAGGGCGGCCTGCTGCAAAAGGAAGTCCGCTACGCTTCCCGATAG